DNA sequence from the Phaenicophaeus curvirostris isolate KB17595 chromosome 22, BPBGC_Pcur_1.0, whole genome shotgun sequence genome:
TCCCCTCGGCCGGGCACCGCTCTGTTCTTCGGAGAACCGCAGGAACCCTGTCCCGTGAGTAATTCCCATTGCAAGTGTCTGTTCCCAAAGCTGTTTCCGCTGGGATCGAGTGGCGTGCCCGGGTTGGAATGACGACTGCGCGACAGCCAGCCCTGCGCTCCTGATGCTTTTCTGTCTCTGAGACCACTACCAGCTCACAGCTCTGGCTGCGCTGGCCTCGCTCGGCACGCTGAGGGGAAAGCGCCTCTCCTTCAGGAGGCACCTGCGGAGAAGCCGGGTTGGGGATTCTCTTCGTGACCAAAGGGCTGTTGTGTTCCACGAAGTCCGCGGTGTGCGGTTCACTGTGTCCGGCGCTGTGGTGGCAGCTGCACCCCTGAACGTGTTACCGAGTGAAGctgttctccttttcttttgtgctgtaagtagatctggaaaaaaatatgtccGCTTTTGTTAGAACTAGGAAAGTAGTAATATAAATATAACCAGGGAGGCAGGCAGTCGGCTTGGGCTGGCACTTCCAGGTCTGTGGTGTTAGGTACCTCCTCTCTGTTAACTTTAAATAACTCTTTGAGTCGTTGTGGGAAAACGCAGCGTGTGCAGCTCTGTCTCCTCAGCAACGGTGAAGTACGGCTTTGTAAAACCCGTTACTGACTCAAGCCAACTTTGCAGCGGGGTTATTTGCATGTTCTCAGCTGGAGAAATTTTACACCAATGAAGAACAGTTGtctgaaatgaaatataaagGGTTTTTACTCCGTGCCCTTATTGATTGCTTTCCCTTTTTCACCTCAGGAATTGTGTGATGTGTGCTCCCTGTCCTTCACTGGGTGACGGTAGATCCTGAAGTCCTCCCTCCGCAGATGCTCTCGGAACATGTCTAGCTGGACCAGCCTGTGGTACGCCTGGTAAGTTTATTATTAGTCTTACTGACCTAGAATAATCAGAAAGTTATTAGGAAAGGTAACTGTAGTAAGGTAACAGAGACGCTCTTCCCTCGGGCAGGGTGCGGGAGAGGGTTTCTCCTCGGTTTTGCAGAAGCTACCCGCAAATATCTTACAGATGAGGCTGTGGGGGAGATAAGGTGTCGGGCAGGGCACGGCATTCATCTAGGGATGTGTcatctttcctttctcagtgCGCTGCAGTTTAACTGCGGGGCTTGTTTGTTCTTCCTAAATAGAGAACTTTGCTGACCACGGTGGCAGCCGCGCAGCAGGGCTGTGTTGGGGCTCGGCCTGCGGTGCCTAGTGCCCCGTCCTCGGCTCCCTGCCTTTTACGGGACAAGAGATCTTTGGCTTCCAGCGTGCGTTCTCGTGCTGAGCTCAAAGCAACTACCGACCTGTTTACTGGCTGAGTGGCACAAGGGGGGAAAAGAGCGATAAGTcacaagcagattttttttttttgcctgacaCACACGTTATAGGTATCCTAACAATATGTTAATATTTGCGTTCTGTCAATATTTAAACCTTGATGGCAGCACTCGGAGTGAGTTGGCTGCTTTCAGCTGTCATTCAGTCTGGGCTAATTTGGGTTGATATTCTTGGCTTTCCTAGAACGTGCTGATACGCAGAACGGTTTAAAAATACATCGGTACGTACATTATTTTAAGAAGGCTTCTGTAATCAGGCAGTGTTGAAATCACAAGTGCTAATGAGCTAGTGCTGAGGTGGGCACTGCTGGGACACCTTTACCTGGGGGTTGCTGCCGGCGTCAgagtgcaggagctgctgaggcCGGGGCGCTTCCCGGGACACAGCTCGCACGGCATCAGGAAATACGGATTGGCTGGCACGAGGGAACACTCTTCGCACTCTGTAGGGCGCGTAGGCATTGCGTGTGTCAGACTCACATACAAGCAGAAAGATATTGTTATTAAAACCAGATAGaagagttattaaaaaaatgtttattttggaaTTGTGATTCATATGGGCTAcctttgctttggaaaaaagaatAGAATCCTTCTGAGGCCATTTCTACACATATTTAGAGTGGAATATAATCCTGACAAGAAATTCAGGAGCATGATCTGTCACACAGTAGTTCCTGTCAAGCCGCTATGAATGCACTTCAGCTTTATCCTTGAACCTACTTCTTTCCAGGACTTCcaagcatttcttctttccccGTCGTCTTGTGACATCTCACTGCTCCCCCAGGTCAAGAGAAGAGTGAGTTCCTTTGGGAAACTGGGCGGCAGGGTTTCAGTTGAGAGGAGAGCCTGAAACCCTAGCGTGTCGACCTAGGTGCACTATGAATTGTTAAACAATAAACTTGTTAAACAACCAGAGATAGAATTGTGTCTTCAAGACATACTGCGAAATATAATCTGTGTGCTTATTTGTAAATATAGGCCTGAGACTTAGGAAAGTTTGTGCTTGTATTTCCTTCCAAGTCCATACCCTGTGGTGAAGGTGGAGCCACTCTCACTGcataaaagctgaaaacacaaCCCGAGATAATTAAAGTGGTGACATCTGTGAGCCAGAAGGGTTCAGCCATGGTCAGCAGTCCTTCAACTTGTCATTGAGTGTTCGTGATCCACTTTCTCATTCAGGATCCAGCACCCATTCAGAACTAAACCCAGGAGGTTTGGCCTGTCTTTCCCCCACTCTGGGTGAAATTATATTCAGCTCTAGAGGTAAAACATAAGCAGTGAAATGACGgtgttcttcctccttctctcagGTTAATCTTGCTGACGgtgttcctgctcctgctctgtgGGGTCACAGCGAGCTGCATCAGATGCTGCTGCCGCAAGAAGAGGCCCCCGGTTGAGCCCTTCCCGAGGGCCCCTCCTGATGGGACAGTAACGGCCATCGACAGCGACAGCACTGCCCACAGCACCGTGACCTGTGAGTATCCGCTGGAGGCAGCTGTTCACTGATGCTTTGCTGTTGAACCCAGGCCTAGAATCCTGAGCCCAGGCCCTGCAGTAACAGGGAATCTCTGACGTAGTCCCAGAACAATTTTCAGCTCCACAGGGTGGGCAAGAGAGATAAAGGAAGGTCATCAACACAGTGAGTGAGTGCAGGAACCAAGTCAGATTTAAGGCTATTGAGGTTAAAATAAAGTCCGAGGTGGGGTAACCTCTTAGGTTTTGATTCCCACATCTGTTCTAATTGTCATTCCCTCGCTTATTTAACTTTCTGCCCAGCCAAAGTTACCTGTAGTGTGAGGAATCCTCGCTGTTGGGTCACGCTCATGCCGTGCCGGGTGTCTCACCATGATTGCTGGATGGCGACAGGCAGAGGCATTTTCCCTTCTGACTGCTTTCTTTGGGACAATCTATAGATTCCACCAGGGATAATTCTAAACCGATAGCTTTTAGTGTTTATGTTCTGACACCATGAAAAAGAGTCTATAATTTCTAGGAGAAAAGCAGGATTATCCCTTTATATTCCAGCGTTCCATGCaggtgtttaattttttttaactccttttcttcccagcatACAGCTCGTTCCAGTACCCTCTGAGTGTCCCTATTCCTTCAATATTTGTGGATATGGATAAGAACACTGTCTCCCCTCCCGCTTACAGTCTCTACGCAATGGAGCTGCCGCCTTCTTACGAGGAAGCTGTCCAGATGGGTAAACAATCCACTGAAGCAGCACGGATAGGCCAGAAACTCGATGACATCCCTTGGCAGGGGACACCAGGTGGGCTGGATCCCATCCAGTGTTCCCTTGGTACAACCAGTGGAGATCCAGCAACACAGGCAGAGTCAGAAAATTCAGAAGGTGCAACACaagaacagtcccagctctgaCTCATTTTTGATGGGgagtaaaggaagggaaggattCTAAGAGTTAAAGAAGACATGAAGTGTTGGTTTTATAAACAGATTATGATGGAAAGACTTTTCCTCTTGTGCCCTTGTCATGATCTGTCAGTtagaaaagatgttttctgtgactgctagagcctcctgggaaaGCTGCTTCAAGGATCTGAATTGAAGTGAAAGGGCAGTTTAAAAATGCCTGTAAAAGTGGGATATGAATGCTCGTTCATCCTccgattaaaaaaaaaatattccttgtgTCCAGCATACAGCAATAAAGGGGTCAGGGGAATTTCATCATCTTGGGAACACGCGAAGAGTCCGAACAGTCCTGAGAGCAAGCTGGTGTTCCGGAACAGAAGCTTCCAAGCTGGAGTTGGAAGGGGAATCCTAGCAAGTCACGCTGAATAGCTGCTGTCATTTCTCTTTTTAGAACGTTCACCGTCCAGAAAATCGCTGGAGTGCGGATTGCTCCGTGCTGGCACACGCTCCCCCAGCGGCAGGAAGGCAGCAAACGAGGGCAGGAAAGCACGTGGAGGGAAACACACCCTGTTGTGTTTCACCAGACTCAGAGTTAGACAGATGAGAAAAGATACTTTTGCTTTGTTGCTCATGAGAAGTGAAGGGATCGGGTTTGAGggtttttaaatctttaaacGTCTCTTTTCAAGATGAGCTGGCTTGTGGGTGGGATCCTTTTACTACTTATTTTGCCAGTTAAAGTACAAATTTGTCTCAAAGAGATGCACACATGCTTAGGGATTACTATTGTGTTTCAAATATTCATTGAATATGTCAGAGGGGCCTTTGTACCTTGTTATCTGCTCAGGTGTCACGGTCTCAGTtggtaacagaaaagaaaaatccaagatTCCTGGCGGCGTTCACCAGTTTGGTGCGGAGATGAGCTCAGTGACGTGCAGGTTGATAGGAAGCACGCTCCAGCCGTGCCATCTCGGATAAgttataaatacaaaataatgtaGTCCAGGCTGGGCGATAGTCCCGAGAGAGTACTCTTCAGGGACGATCCTTCGTGAAGTATTGACAAGAAGGAGAACTGCTGTGGATCATTTCAAAACTGGGGGCTTGGAGTGGATTGCAGCAGCCTCAGCCCAGGCAGAAATGTGGGCATGGggcttttttattaaatgacaGCTCTTTCCCCTTCTTGCCCTTCCCATATTCCAACCAGTCTCAATGTTTTCCATTCCTGAGTAGTGATTTTCTTTGAGTCACCTTTATCAAGGTGCTGATTTGGCTGCCCGTGGTTGGTTCAGCGTGTTTGGATTATCTACAGTGTAAGAGAAGCGAAGAAATCGTGATCTCTAGGTGCTGTTAATGAATATAACCTGAAGTGCAAGTGCTAGGTCAAAGTCCACATTAGCTGCCctgcaatcaaaaaaaaagactgatgGGCTTAATTTTTTGCTGCAGGTGGTTTGGTAGCCGTGGGAGGGGCTACCTGCACCAGGTATTTAGGTGTCTGACATTactaagcagcagcagcacccacaAAATCTCAAACTGCTTTTAGGAGACTCTTCTCTGACAACGGTTACGGCAAGGACCGCCCTGGAAATGAGCACTAGGGAGTCAAAACTGAAGCTCTCCTGCCAGCCAGCAGGACTCAGTCTAGATTCTGTTACACATTCATGGCGTGTGAGCTGTTTGTGAGCCCGGCTCCCTGGAGAAGTGTTGGTTCTATATTTAGCTTGCTGGTAGCTTGCTTtgagggctgcagggagagatGGGCTTAATGAAtctgcttctctcttctcttctcttctcttctcttctcttctcttctcttctcttctcttctcttctctgtcaTTCATAATTATACTTCTCCTGTTTTATTCTCTCCTCTGCCTTCTTTTCCAGTGCTGAGATGGAGAGCAGGCATAGCCCAGCCTAACTATTCGGTGTCTCTGATAGGAGAGCAGTAGATGCTGGTGCCTGGTGTCTCCAAGTCACAAATACAgcagatgtatttttatttttttgagctTTTCCGTCAGCATAATACTCAGAAACAAACCTGTGCTTTTCCAAAGAAGAAATAGCTGTtggagggaggtggctgagggctCCCTCACTAAGAGTCGGATGAAAGAGCGGTGACTGACACAAGAGGGCagccctcctctccttctctcctcctctccttctctcctcctctcctcctctcctcctctccttctctcctcctctcctctccttctctccttctctcctggCAGCCTGCAGCCTTTGGGTTTGCTCAGCTTTTCGGAGAGTGTTCTGAAGTGCCAGGGCTGAGCTTGCTTGAGAGCACGGGGGAATAATCACAATGGTTTGACCTCCCATCCCTTGCTGCTTTTGCTTGCACCACGCGAGTTGGCAGCAGCGCCTGGCAGCCCGTTCCCCTCGGTTACGGGACGATCGCTCGAATGGCAAGACCCCAGTCCAGACCCTAACTGTCTGTGGGGCGGCTACAAGTCAGACCTGACTCACCACCCGGATCAGGAGAGAAGCCCGGCTCCCCTGGGTCCCTCTCCGCGTGTGCGTGTAGGAAGCAGGCGCCGTTTGACCCAGCACGGGCTTGGCTTTCTCCCCGATGTCCTGGGAGGAAGAGCCTAATctggtgttttctttctaacaCCTAAGGAAAAGTCTTGTGATTTGCCTAGGCTCTTGCCTTATAAGATGGTTCATTAATTCAAACGTAAACTATTTATTAACACAAACTACTGACCTCATCCGCCTGCAGGAACACGGAATGTTCTTTGTACACCGAAAGCAGCTCGGTTTGCTCTTCATGATGTTTTCAGTAGTGAGGTCTCAGCCCTTTATCAAAACCATCAGGCTCCTCACAGAGAGCTGATGATCAAGGGTGTCCTCGGCCTCTGGCTCTGAGGAGGCCGTTCACCCCCACGACTGTTGGTTATTTACATCTCTGCTGCACAGGTTTCTGCAGGTCGATGGCCTTGCAGCTCTGTCCCTCCAGACAGAAAGATCATGGCTGGGGGATTCACAAATTCCATTTAAATTCCTGCAGCAAAGAGCTCCCTTTCCATCTTGAGGGCAGTTTACATTTGTGCAGAAAGACCAGTTAGTTCATCAAACAGGATCAGTGTTGCCTGTGGGGacacagtgaaagaaaatgacCCCTTAACGAACTAATGTCAgatgaaagaatgaaaagggCGGCCTCCTGAATCCTGCTCTGCACAAGCAACAGCTTGAAAATGTTGCTCCCAGGTGCCTTCCATAACCCTAAATAGCAGGATGTCCAATGGAAAAGCGTCTCCATTGATCACCTGGGCCTTTTCTGCTTAACTAGGCAAGTCAGAGCAAGACAGAGCTCCCCGTTGTTAATGTCTCTAAAAATAGGCTGCTAGGCAGCTCCTGCTCGGCATCTTTACAACAGGATGGGGAGAAGGGCGCTGTGAACTTCTCACCCCACACTGTGGTAAGTCCAAGTGAACTCCGTTGTTTTGACTGATATTTTAGAGCTCGCTAAGCACGTCTAGAGATGTGGAATTAAGATTAAGGCTCTGCCTTCATATCTGCTGCTGGTTTTTgtaaagtttttcttctgactTTTGCTTTATGTTCTGCAGAGCTCTTGTTGGCCTCCTGGGGTGGGGTCTGATGTTATAGTCCTAGAAAAGTGTTGGGTTTGCTCCCAGCCCAGCTAGATAGAGGGTtcctttgtgtttatttaactGAGCCTGTAAAAGGGAAAGGACTGTTCTTAACCATCCCTTGTTCTTACCAGGTATGATGATGGGGTCCGTGGTTTGTCAGCGAAAGTATCTGGGCTGCAGGTGGTTGGTTTACCTTTAGCTTTGGATTCTGCGCTATTTAAGTCAGAAAAAACAAGATGAGAAAAAGAGCCTGGTTTACATTGAGGTTTATTCCTCTTGGGCACGTCTGCAGTTCCTCCTGTATTTCTGCAAAGGTACCATGTCTCGATCTGTGATCAGGAATCCTGCGCAGTGTGGCTGTGGGCTCCGTAAGAGCCATCGAAtggcatccagaggagggcggATACCTGTGAGAAGTGAAAAGACCCCCATGGCTGTGTTTATTAGAGCCAATTTTTAAAGAACTCTGAAGTTTCAAAACAAGACACAACAACTAGTGCTGTTTATTAGTGCTACAGGCGTCGAAACTGTGACTGTCTGAACTGAAAGCCTTCCCTGAGAAACGTGCCATCCCTGACAGTAGTGGAGAACAGCCTCTTGGGAAGGTCCAGGATATTTCCACTCATAAAGAATTAATCTATACACTTTTCCTCCTCAAAAAGGCTTAAATAATTAAACAGGccttaaaaaaagggggggggtggggggtggtcCACAACAGAGAAGTGAATTTAaatggagattaaaaaaaaatcagttgcttTCTAATAAGGTGGTCATTCATGTATGCCTAAATAATTCTAGATGGATgtttaagtaattttaaattaggCAATTAACCAAACAGGACTTCAGTCTTTGTTAGATCTGGTCAGGGTTACTCTGAACTCGTTGTCTCTCACAGCTGTTTATCACAACATACCTTTCATACAAATCTCATGCCATTTGTGTAAGGAACGCAATATAACGGGGGCGTAATGAAGCTGCAGGTGTTAGTCTGGCCCAGCAAAGACGTGCTCGCGTTTTACTCTGTGTGATCAGGTTGCAGTAATGCAGCCTGGTTTTCTAGATTTCGAAGTCTTACAACAAAGTTCCTTAACATTTAAGAATAGGTAACCTTCAGTGGAAGCTTTCCTTATAGTTCCCTTTCTTGTGTGTACTCTTGTGTATTGAAAGATCTCTTGTCTCTACCAGCTCCTGGTTTCATGAAGCATTTAGAAGCTTCATGTCTCTGAAGCCTCCAGTTCTCTTATCGCCTTGCTTGAAACTGCTCAGTGGATTCAGAAATTATTAGCTGGATGTGGAgagtaggagaggaggcagaacGCAGATTTGATGGTGATTACAAAGCCTCAATTCCATGAGAAACCAGGTTTAAAAAGATCATTGAGTGGGAGGCTTGGTTCCCCTGAAGGTTCTAAGTTCAGCTGGATGGAGGAGCTAAGAGTCCTAATTCATAAATCTAGCGCTTTCCACCGTTGCTAGATCCTCTCGAGTCTGATTATATCCACACAAGCTTTGTGACATCTCGAAGGAAAAAGCCCCTCTCTGTGATTGtgcaaagtgtatttttaattgtgaCTTGGATTTGGTGTTTGTCTGGCACTATTTAGCCtgcaatttttcttctctcgTTTGGCCAAAATGTTTAGCCAGTTATTTTCTGTTGTCGTTTGCTGGAGAGATGaaccctggagaagctgctgcttgcGTCGCCGCCAGCCTGCAGTTCTGTCTCTCTCCACTCACACGCACTCATGAGCCCTTGTGCTCACAACAGAAATGCAGACTTGGAAGTAAATTGCTTCAATAATTCATAGGCTTTATAGCCCAGAGCAATTTATACCTTGGCTCTGTCATGAAATTCAGGTTGCAAATCCCTTTATAGCCGAGCTCATTCACAATATAAGTAAAGTGGTACATCTAGAATGCCTTTTATAACAGATACATTATAACTTTTTGAGAGTATTAAGTGGTAAACCTGCAGCATCCAGAGTGGAGCATCCACAGGGCCTGGGTACTGTAAAAGTCTTTCTGCCTCAGAGTTGCCTTTGTCTGCCTTGCTGCCCCCAAACAGCTTGGAAGagggtttggttggtttgttttctaaCTGCATTTCAACATAACCAGATGCAGTTTTTGAGGGAAAAGCGTCCCTGCTGTCACAGCGATGGGTGGGGGACAGCCTGCTAGCTTCTGGAATAAAATAGCTCTCTCAAAATCACTTTCCAGATTCTTGCTTTTAGCTGTCTCTGGGTTCTGAATCTGATCGCCTTTACCTGCTGGAACTATTtctgcccagggagatgtttACTAACTTTGCTGCAAATAGCAGAGGTTCTTTCCTTTACCCACAACCGAAATTCAAGCTGTGAGTGCAGCCTTTGAATTGTATTCAGAGCAgatgatgaaaacaaaatatcacAG
Encoded proteins:
- the TMEM52 gene encoding transmembrane protein 52, translating into MSSWTSLWYAWLILLTVFLLLLCGVTASCIRCCCRKKRPPVEPFPRAPPDGTVTAIDSDSTAHSTVTSYSSFQYPLSVPIPSIFVDMDKNTVSPPAYSLYAMELPPSYEEAVQMGKQSTEAARIGQKLDDIPWQGTPGGLDPIQCSLGTTSGDPATQAESENSEGATQEQSQL